The Salegentibacter sp. Hel_I_6 region GATATCGGTAACACCGGCTGGTAGGAATGAGGAATTGCTTACCGATTTCACCCTAGGATCTCCTAAAATCTGGTTTTTAAAAGCATCGCATTGCTCGCCCAATAGCTGCGCACCCCTTAGAACCAGAATATGATCCTTATTGTAACCTAGATCTTTATTCTGAATAAAAGCCATTTGCTGGTAAACCACAATGGTAGCAAGAATAAGTCCTGCGGAAATAATAAATTGAAATACCACAAGCCCGTTTCTTAAATTGCTTTTTCCGGAAGCTGAAAACCTGCTTTTTAAGACCTGAATCGGTTTAAAGGAGGAAAGAAAAAAGGCTGGATATCCACCGGCTAGAAAGGCAACTAAAACAATCAGTACCAAGGTTGATAACACAATAGAATATTGAAGTAAATCAACAACCTGTAAAGATTTGCCGGCCAGATCATTAAAGGTGGGTAGAAAAAATACCACTAATAATATGGCAAGGATGGCCGCAATTAAAGTAGCTAGAAAGGATTCGGTTAAAAATTGTTTTATAAGTTGTTTTTGCCCGGAACCTAATACCTTTCTAATTCCGACTTCTTTAGCCCTTTTTGAAGCTGCAGCTGTAGCTAAATTCATAAAATTTATACAGGCAATGAATAACATAAAGATGGCCACCGCTCCAAAAATATATAAGTATTTAATATCCATTCCGGGCTTTAAATGTCCACTACTTACAAAATCGGGGTTTAAGTGAATATCGGTAAGCGGTTGCAAAAATAATCCTACCCTATTATTATCTTTAAATTCTGAATAGGAAACGCCAACCGCTTCCCGAATTTGGGGGCCCATATATTTATCCAGAATTCCCGGTAATTTTGCTTCCAGGTCTTTATATTGAGCTCCGTCTTTTAAAAGCAGGTAGGTATGAAAATCAGAATTCACCCAGGAAGTACTGTTCGCATATTCATATCCCTTCATAGAAGCGAACATTCCAAATTCAAAATGGGAATTCTCGGGAATTTCCTCAATAACTGCGGTAACCGTATATTGTTTATCCCACTCGTTAGAATTTAAGCGCTTACCAATAGGGTTTTCAGTCCCAAAATAGCGTTTTGCCTGCTTTTTCGTTAAAATAATCGAATTAGGATCTTCTAAAGGATTCGTGTTATTTCCGTCTATTATTTTAAAATCAAAAACTTCAAGAAATTCAGGATCTATATAAGCGAAATCAAAGTCCCTGTAAATCTTATTATTATAGGAAAGCGACGGGTCGTTCATTTGTTTAAGACGGGCTGCGGTCAACACTTCCGGAAAATCCTTTTCTAAAGTCGGTCCTACTGGAGGCATAACCACTGCCTCACTAATTTCTTCACCTCCAATTTCAGCCTTAAAAACCACCCGAACTATATCGTCGGCTTTTTCGTTGTACCCATCATAACTTACCTCATCCAGAATAAAAAGAAGAATAAGCAGGCAGGAAGCCAAGCCAAGACTAAGACCAATGATATTAATACCATATACGCCCTTATTCTTTAGAATATTTCTTTTCGCGGATTTTATATAGTTTTTGATCATAATTCTTGGATTATTCGGTTCTAAGATTATTAGCAGGATTCTTCATTGCTGCTTTCACAACTCGTATTCCGACTGTCCCTAAAGCGATGAAAAAAACTACTCCTATGCTTTCAACAAGAACTAAAAGGCTTATTTCAGTACGATAAGCAAAATTAGTAAGCCACTGTTCTAAAAAATACCAGGTAAGTGGTACTGAAATAATACTTGCCAGTAAGATGAGCTTTATAGAATCTTTGGAGAAAATAGCTACAATTTGACCAACGGAAGCTCCCAATACTTTTCGAATGCTGATCTCTTTTGTCTTTTTCTGAATAGTAAAAGTGATAAGACCGAATAAACCCAGGCAAGAAAGAAGGATGATCAAAAGACTGAAAATTTTTAGAATGCTACTTAACATAGTTTCTTTTCTAAATTCATTTTTAAGGTCATCGGATATCCAAGAGAAATCAAATCGATTTTCCGGATAAAAAGTATTGTAAGCTTTCTCTACTTTAGGAATTATTTTTTGAGGATCTTCTGTATCAATTATAATAAGCATATTCCCGAAATCAGGATTTCTCACGGAACGAATTATTGTGGGAGATACTCGATTTCTAAGGGATTGGTTATGGAAATCCTTTATAATACCCACAGGTATCCCTTTAATCGTTTCATAAGGTCGATTTAGTTCTCCAATTTTAAGTCGCTTAGCCGTATATTCCGTAATTAAAACCGGATTTTGATCTTGATTTAATTCTTCCTCTTTGGATGTTTCAGGACCTAATTGTTGTTCAGCAGAGTAATCTTTTCTGAATGTTCTGCCTTTAACCAATTGAAGCTCAAGAGTAGATTGAAAATCCTGATCACCATCTATATAAAATGTTTCTAATTGTTCTCCGGGAAATTCAGGATCTTCCACATTCTGCGAAAATGTACCCCCTGCACTAGATGGAATCCATTGACCAATAGTGGCTCTTTCTATACCCGGTATCTTTAAAATTTCCTTTTTAAATGCACTGCCCTTCTCTCCCCAATTGGTAAATGAAATACGGAGGAGATTTTCTTTATCGAACCCTAAATCTTTCTGACCTAAAAACCGAAGTTGTTCCTGAACCACCATCGTACCTATAATAATTCCTACTGTAATTACAAATTGAGTGACGATAAGTGTTTTTCGAAAAGTTTCTGACTCTATGGGCGCCTTAAAGAAACTACTGGTTACCACAGTACTTCCTGGTCTGGAAATTACCCACGCTGGATATAGCCCGGTAATTAGGCTCACTAAAATAATTAAGCTTACAGCTGTAAAGACAAGCTTTAGGTTG contains the following coding sequences:
- a CDS encoding ABC transporter permease; the protein is MIKNYIKSAKRNILKNKGVYGINIIGLSLGLASCLLILLFILDEVSYDGYNEKADDIVRVVFKAEIGGEEISEAVVMPPVGPTLEKDFPEVLTAARLKQMNDPSLSYNNKIYRDFDFAYIDPEFLEVFDFKIIDGNNTNPLEDPNSIILTKKQAKRYFGTENPIGKRLNSNEWDKQYTVTAVIEEIPENSHFEFGMFASMKGYEYANSTSWVNSDFHTYLLLKDGAQYKDLEAKLPGILDKYMGPQIREAVGVSYSEFKDNNRVGLFLQPLTDIHLNPDFVSSGHLKPGMDIKYLYIFGAVAIFMLFIACINFMNLATAAASKRAKEVGIRKVLGSGQKQLIKQFLTESFLATLIAAILAILLVVFFLPTFNDLAGKSLQVVDLLQYSIVLSTLVLIVLVAFLAGGYPAFFLSSFKPIQVLKSRFSASGKSNLRNGLVVFQFIISAGLILATIVVYQQMAFIQNKDLGYNKDHILVLRGAQLLGEQCDAFKNQILGDPRVKSVSNSSFLPAGVTDINMSGILLDNEYHRRMFIYNVDEAYIPTLGLELVAGRNFSKEFGAEEDKVIINETAANSLGFHQNPIGKTFIRDTDEGGRELTIIGVVKDFHFKSLHREIEPLILMNNPYGGLIVRTNTADVASLLSYIESEWQKFSLKEPFSYTFLDESFNKTYLREQKMGSILSIFTGLTIFVACMGLFGLVTFAAERRVREIGIRKVLGSSVPEIISLLSKDFIKLIFISFIIAFPLGYFLMEKWLQDFAYRIQIEWWFFLLAGLLTTLIALITIGFKSFKAASANPIKSLRTE
- a CDS encoding ABC transporter permease codes for the protein MAWRSIKSNLLYSSINIGGLSVGIAASLLVATVVINELSYDKNWSKGERIVRINQEEPATGSKKASIPLPLGPSLAANFDQVESYSSVESINNTFLFNQNKIEVSTLEVNPKIWNILDFQITSGDPEIFQEGYPNLVISEKIKNLYFPATNPVGEIIENVSNFGENEKFIITGIIEDLPVNSHLRAEALVVKKSNANTFSSNGFMPYGTQYLLLKAEVSPALFSQKINQWYRENVEDNREINFSLQPIGEIYLGSEEIYQKVKGNQNNINILTGIAILLLLIACINFINLSTARTIEKIKTTGLRKILGASRKGLILQFLTESFLFFGISFLLGLSIYFFSLTPLENFTGNLLPLTFISNLKLVFTAVSLIILVSLITGLYPAWVISRPGSTVVTSSFFKAPIESETFRKTLIVTQFVITVGIIIGTMVVQEQLRFLGQKDLGFDKENLLRISFTNWGEKGSAFKKEILKIPGIERATIGQWIPSSAGGTFSQNVEDPEFPGEQLETFYIDGDQDFQSTLELQLVKGRTFRKDYSAEQQLGPETSKEEELNQDQNPVLITEYTAKRLKIGELNRPYETIKGIPVGIIKDFHNQSLRNRVSPTIIRSVRNPDFGNMLIIIDTEDPQKIIPKVEKAYNTFYPENRFDFSWISDDLKNEFRKETMLSSILKIFSLLIILLSCLGLFGLITFTIQKKTKEISIRKVLGASVGQIVAIFSKDSIKLILLASIISVPLTWYFLEQWLTNFAYRTEISLLVLVESIGVVFFIALGTVGIRVVKAAMKNPANNLRTE